Proteins encoded together in one Pontiella desulfatans window:
- a CDS encoding PEP-CTERM sorting domain-containing protein (PEP-CTERM proteins occur, often in large numbers, in the proteomes of bacteria that also encode an exosortase, a predicted intramembrane cysteine proteinase. The presence of a PEP-CTERM domain at a protein's C-terminus predicts cleavage within the sorting domain, followed by covalent anchoring to some some component of the (usually Gram-negative) cell surface. Many PEP-CTERM proteins exhibit an unusual sequence composition that includes large numbers of potential glycosylation sites. Expression of one such protein has been shown restore the ability of a bacterium to form floc, a type of biofilm.) codes for MRNALKATIIMLTGMLAVSSNAELIGSLHMSAGVDINNVDVMGPELTRTGNGNVNTRGTVAGTLNFLAGTTGLLESDVRAFSASTVLRDLNRFGNNSNGGSLMTWDYDFTGQSSPSFNFHVDFTAEGGKPVDQELRFYVSYNNGGSLSLDTTDITSATPGAGALVSGNTAEYISLLNLGPTATSGILDVDITSIVNTAIANGGGIRIALVDNTFRNTVTFFNDSGIQAIPEPATLGLIAAFGGGILFIRRRFMI; via the coding sequence ATGAGGAATGCGTTAAAAGCAACAATAATTATGCTAACTGGAATGTTGGCTGTAAGTAGTAATGCCGAATTGATTGGCTCGTTGCATATGTCTGCAGGTGTCGATATTAATAATGTGGATGTTATGGGTCCGGAGCTAACGCGAACCGGTAACGGCAATGTGAATACCCGGGGAACCGTGGCTGGTACATTAAATTTTCTTGCAGGCACTACGGGGCTACTTGAGAGTGATGTCAGAGCCTTCTCTGCCAGCACGGTACTTCGCGATCTGAATCGCTTCGGCAACAATTCGAATGGTGGTTCTCTGATGACTTGGGACTATGACTTTACTGGTCAATCAAGCCCTAGTTTTAATTTCCATGTTGATTTTACTGCAGAAGGTGGCAAGCCTGTTGATCAAGAGTTAAGGTTCTACGTCAGTTATAATAATGGGGGTTCCCTCTCGTTGGATACCACTGATATAACTTCGGCAACTCCAGGTGCGGGGGCACTGGTCTCAGGAAATACAGCAGAGTATATTTCCTTGCTGAATCTCGGGCCAACGGCTACCAGCGGTATATTGGACGTTGATATCACGTCTATTGTTAACACTGCTATTGCAAACGGAGGTGGAATCCGAATTGCATTGGTTGATAATACGTTTAGAAACACCGTTACGTTTTTCAACGACTCGGGGATTCAGGCTATTCCGGAACCGGCTACGCTCGGTTTGATTGCGGCGTTTGGCGGGGGGATTCTTTTTATTCGTCGCCGTTTTATGATTTAG